In Haliotis asinina isolate JCU_RB_2024 chromosome 11, JCU_Hal_asi_v2, whole genome shotgun sequence, the genomic stretch GGAATCCATAGTCCGAGCCTTTAGGGGATGGGTATTCATGTATTCAGAAAGGACTAACGTGTGCAGTGTTTTGTTAAATATAGTTTAATACATTACTTTTGTATTGAATGATCTATGCGTTTCTTAAAGGAGAAATATGTCCTGAGTTTTGACGATGATTACCGATATTCAAATGCTAACAATACAGACGTGTCTGGTAATAtcaagttttatttcttattcactcacaaagaatgcagatgaattTCAGCGAATGTCCCATTCCTCTAAGATTAATGTTCAAAGTATGTCAAGACGACTGAAATACCGCGGTTCACAATTTTGAACAGCTGTCTCTATTATTAGATGAACGAAAAGAGGCAAGCAATTATGGGTACGATTTGATAGTGTTGAAAACGTTTGCATTGATGCACTGAGTACAGCACTACAACAATTGTTGGTGTGGGTTGCATCAGTCTAGTTCACTTATACCTGGGGTATTTCTTTGTAAGGGATTGCACAGGCATGTTCAAATCTTGGTGAACACACGTCAATTTACAAACGTCTGTGGCGTCGGTCAGTGTGTGATCCTCAGGGCATATGAAATCACTATCAGACATTTGAATCAGCTAGCTGTTGACAGCGATTGACAGCGTTGCACAACACACCGCGAAGACATGTACAGCAAGACACCTGCTGCTCTACAGTCAGATATGCCCGgtagacccccctcacggcagtgaaaatgaataaaattgagtatagagcagtaattaagcttttagttcttgaaggaaactcggcgaagaacactgaagaaaggctttcagcagtttatgggaagtcttccccttcatctgctaccatcaaacgatgggtcaatgaatttaagcatggtagagaagatgacccccgtccaggtcgcccaacaacaagcaccagtcaggaaaacattgacagagtgcatagacttgtgctggaaaatagtcgaatcacactccacgagttagaggagaccacaggcatttcacacggatccatcgagacaattcttcatgaacatctcgtcatgtctaaggtgtgcgcaagatgagtgccaagaatgcttacagatggtATGAAGCAAACAAGCGTCACCATaggcaactccatgctaaccatatacaacaagaatccagaagattttcactttaggctagtaacctgtgatgaaacctggatccaccactatcaTCCTGAGAGctaacaagaatccatggaatggaaacatgtcacttctcccaggaccaaaaagttcaaagcctccagatcagtgcagaaggtaatggcgacagtcttctgggatagcaaaggcgtcatccacatagattacttaccaaaaggaagaacaatgaatggggaatattacgctaacttgttgaggcacgTGCGGCAGTGCAATCAAGGAGAAgggccggggcaagatcagatgtggtattcttctacatcaatacaatgctccagtacacacctctcgcgttgcagccgctgctgtccaggaatgcgggtaccaaatcttgccgcatctcccctactctccagacctggcaccaagtgattatcatctgttcccaaatctcaagaaacacttgcgtggtcgtagatttcaggatgataatgagcttattgctgaaactgaggcttggtttgaggaccaaaatggcgtcttctacagagatggcatcagcgcatggcagaaaagatggaacaagtgtcttgactcacaaggggactatgttgaaaaatatatgtggttcataccaacattttgtgtttttctatgcaaggctcaaaacttattgacatcccctcgtacgtCACAAGCAACCATTTTTAGACAACCAGGACTAGAacccaatgagtgagtgagtttagttttacactcagcaacatttcagctatatggcggcggtctataaataatcgagtctgcaccagacaatccagtggtcaacaacatgagcatcgatctgcgcaattgggaaccgatgacatgtgtcaaccaaatcagcgatcctgaccacccgatcccattagtcgcctcttagcagaagcacagtcgccttttatggcaagcatgggttgctgaaggcctattctaccccagatctgtTTGCAATAcagtctaaaccggcactcattgggactgaagaaataatccggtttagacaatgtgccagattgtagagctggtggTAAATGTACAAGTTATGACTGGGACTGAGATGTTatgtcagtgttgacaacttgccggattggacagatgccggtttttaATTTAATTTGCTAGTTGGTCAAGCGCCGTCGCATGCAGGCTTTAAATCCTGGAAAATATCTGATGATCCATTTCGTTGAAATCAGACCAATAAGgccaaaatagactacactgtacaaagtttctacaaaatcatttAGTGAATTCTGTGGCGCAGAGAGACGTTTTTATTTATTATAggtaaaatggatagaattatcattaattCGGTCGTTTCAactttttttaatgaaagacctcgttCTTCTGCAAaggataatgccctgaaaaatagcgttacccttatattatTGACAGTCGCCTCACAAGTGAGCAAAGCGCTGAAACACccggaagtgaaactgtaagttaaCGTAACATGACGACTCATGGATAATTCCCGTAATTTAGTAACGAAATAATATGGAAACCAAAATATTCCAGTATGATTTACCGAAGGCAGCATgggcctgcaaatatttgaaaccatCGGCCCGATACAATGACAGACGGCGCTGGCCCTTCGGGCAGGCGATTATTTTGAATATTACGTGTATATACGGTTTATGCCTTTCATGATTTATGTTACTACGACTTCTATAATTGAAAACACGCGTCCACGGCTGAAAACCCCTGGTTTGTCTACTTCGATTATAAGCTTTTTTTCACCAacagtttcattttttaaattttagagCAGACATTTActtgtttcaaatgttgaatCTTCCAGGGTACAGCGACCGCTCTGCTTCTCCTGTTTTTCTGTCATTCCTGCTTCGCTCAGAGTGCCAGTAAGTGGTTACTACTTTCAAACGCAATGAACCTACTATCTCCTGGTCTACTTAaatttattttcacaaaatacaagtgtgtgcgtgagtgagtttacttttaccaTTCTTTTAGTAACgttcagctatatcacggcggggggcaccagaaatgggcttcacacattacacccatgtggggaatcgaacacggatcatcggcgtgacgagcggacgctttaagtGCAAGGCTAACCCACCGTCCTTATGAAGCGGGAAAGGAGTATATTCCCTTCAGTGTCTGAAGTGCCGTCTCTTGGCAACCAATCGTCAGACTTCCATTCCACGGAATCAGCGATGGCTGAGTCGGTTTAATCACCGACTGCAATTGGCGAGTAGGTGCCCCTCTCTGATAGTCTGGGTTCGAATGCTACTCAACCCCCAAAAGCATCCAGTTCTGTACTTGGCTGAAACAGTGTGATCAGCAACATAATATCGGGCACATTagtttttctttctttgtgaCAAGCACTGTGTAATTAAAGAATGATATTAACATTTCCTTTGCCATTCGCCTCACAAGTGATTGCTATTTGTTACACAGGCTGTAGCTGATATAATTCACTCGATGGTAGaaattcagttttcaaaatcaATCGTATGTCCGCCCACATTGATCTGACAGTCAATCCTGAAAATTACATATTACCTAATCATAATAACCCATGTGcttacagacccgtgaaggtcccggggtagaataggccttcagcaacccatgcttgccataaaaggcgactaggcaTGTCgtagaggcgacaaacgggatcgggtggtcaggctcgctgacttggttgacacatggcattacgcagatcgatgctcatgttgtttgacACTGGACTGTCTtttccagactctattatttacacaccaccgccatatggctggaatattgctgagtgcggcgtaaatctactCACCCATGCATTTACAGAACGCAATTCGCAATCATGACGCTTTCTGTCACTAGCTGAAAGCTTCAGGCTGTAAATTGTAGAACTGATCAAACATGTGGTTCTTTAGCTATGGTTTGATATAAGGGATAGACGTAGTTGTTTTGCTGATATCTGGGAGACAGTTCCAAAAAATATAAGATGGCTTTAGATGGTTAAGACATTTGTAAGTCACGAGAATGATCTTGAATTCCACAATGGACGATAATTGAGTTATTTGTGTAAGTGATTTTAGGCAATTTTTTATACAATCGTAGGGTAGCAGTATTTCCGATCAATGTTTCTCCCAAATGTTTCCCTTTATCAGACGCTGAATCGCTTATATTTTGAATTTCGAAACATGCGCAGTTCTGACAGAATTCACTCTTCTTTCTCACTTTACTTTGCGTACATTTCTATCATATTTAACACGACACGTAGTTAAGGTACATAGTGGGCACTCAGGTCgtgatgtttctgaaatatCTCTCCCATGTTGTTCCCTCTGTCAAACGCAACACTCGTTGAATCGGTATTTTTGAAACAGCCAAGAACAGACTTCACTCACAATTTCACCCTACTTTGTGTACATTTCTACTACATTTAACATGACGCgttgccttcagttgttgttaAGGTACTAAAAGAACACTCAGGTTTGATCTTAATGTTTCTGGCCAAATGCCTTGAAGTAACCCGGTACAGCAAAAGGAGGCTGTTATGTCCTTTGATTTTATTGGTAACATCAATTCGATATCCAAACACTTCAACCCCTCTCATTctaacaaacacaaaatgtcagctGAACACTAGCCATATGTCCAGCACCAGATGCTTACAAAAGTATATCAGGTAGGCTTAGTCAGAACAGAATACACACGGAGTAAACAATAAATAGTTCCTTTACGGATGTGTACTTTCCTGGACATACGCCAGGTAACTAGCCTGTCTAGACAGATTGCATGCTACATCGTTCCTTTACTGCCCGCAGGAAGCAGCAGAGGTCCATGTGGGAACTACAAAGTACTTCAGAATATTGAGAACCGCTCCCCTAACACATCAGGCAATCCGCTCATTATCGACGACTCCAAACTAAAGCGTGGTTGGTATGCGGCTCCAGAGAACTGGGGGCTGCTGGAGCGGGTTCCGAGCGTCAATCGGTGTGGTACCCAGGTCCCCGTCTACAGAAGCCGTAAGATTATTGCCACTCGTTCTTCTAAACTGCATGTAGATTGTGTCGATGTTGTGACACAGGGTATTGTTGCATTGTGTGATGGTGTGTGCTATCGGAGGGTGACGTGGTTACAGGGTGTCATGTTGTGTGATAACAAGGGGCCATGTTGTGGCATTGTGTGATGATGTGTGAAAACATTGGGTCACATGGTGGCTACATGGCGTGATTATGTGTGATAACATGGGGTTACATTGTGACAACATGATTATGAGCAATAACACGCTGTTACGTTGTTGTTACATGACGTGAATATGTGTGATAGCATTAGGCTACATGATTGTACGTAGTGGTGTTATGTGTGTGATGTATTGTGGCTACATGGCGGCATTGTGTGATAACATGGGGTCACACGGTGACGACATATTGCGATAACAAAGGGTTACATCGTAGCACATGAAGAGATTGTGTGTGACAACATGAGGTTAGATTGTGGCTACATGGCGAGAGTTATAACATGGTGTTACATTTGTGGCAGATGGGGTGATCATGAATGATAACATGGGGCCACATTGTGGCTGTGATTGTGTGTGATAAATTATGGTTACAATGTGATTACGTGGTACGATGACGTGTAAAAACATGGGATCACTTGTGGTTACATGTTTCTACATGTGAGTGTATAATCTATCGTAGAAACATTATCAGAAAATACGTCTTATCATTATCAGAAAATACGTTAACTTGTTCGCTGTATTTTATCTATTTCAAATGTGGTTCAATAAGATCTCCTGAACCGAAAGTGACGACTGAACACAATCAAATGCACCATCTTACTGATATTACATGCATTTCCTTTCGACATGATTTTTCTTTTTGTATCAAGACAGAGGGAGGTCAACATCCAGAATGTGCAACAGGGTCCGCGTGAATACTTGCTACAGGCCATTTTACATTCCGACGCTGATGTGTGGCGATAGAGAGATATATTACCTCAAAACGTCCCATAGAAGATCAGGATTCTGCTTTGGTAAATGTCAGACTACTGTCTCACCCCATATATATTGGATGGCACAGGCATGGCACCATCGAAATATTCAATTACCGATTCGACACAACAACGGATCGTCATCGTATTTCCCTTGTCACCTCGTTTTAATGGCATCGAAGGTCCGGCGTAGAgaaaaccttcagcaacccatgtttgccataaaaggcgactatacttgtcgtaaaaggcgacaaacgggatcgggtggtcaagctcactgatttggttaacacatgtcatcggttctcaatggcgcagatcgatgcccatgttgttgatcaatggagtgtctggtccagactcgattatttacagaccgccgccatatagctggaaaattgctgagtgcggcgtaacactaaactcactcactcactcaacacccCGAGAAGTATCTAGTTTCTATTAGAACGGTGATATATTAACCAGTTTCAATTACCCATTACTCATTTCCCGGACGCAGCAATGGCCACACCCTGTAATCCACTTTACGGACCTGAAAGACTGGCCACACCCTGTTGTCATTCTGCACAAACTGTCATACATATCACACTCTGATTATCATTCTTCAAGAACAATATCAGGCTGCTGAAGCTTTGATCATCACTTTTCTGCCCTGTATATTTGCTGTATGACCCGAATATGTCATCCTTGGTTGTTTTCTGTATTTCAAGAGAGAGTGTGGGAACTGACTCTGATGTTCCATTTGCAGTCAACAATGATCCTTGTGCTAGTAATCCTTGTGCTAATGGAGGCACGTGCGAGTCAAATGGCAGCAGCTACAACTGCACCTGTACTTCTGGATTCACGGGTCGGAACTGTACAGGTAAGTGTAACTTTGGTAGTAGTGGAACGTCTCGTTTAATTTTCACTTTCATTCTAGCATGTTTGCGTGAGGTAGGACAATACCCCAAACGATGTAAACCTGAGGAAATTTCTCAGTTCTGAAGATATATATGCTGAAAAACCCCCAATCAAAATCTTGCGTCATGATTTGATGTTGTTTGATATTCGTAAATGACGTTTGTTTCCTTTAAAACAGCAAAATAGAACTATTCAAGTCTACgatattcaataatataatgaataaacaacacacaagcttacaatgaatgacagtacagaTTTCCAACAATACAGATGAGTCGCAAACCTAAAATACttagttacaaatataaaatattggaCCACCAATATATACGAATTAATGTACCAAAGTGTTGGTATTTCCGgtaaacaaacagatgcaatgACAATGAAAGTTGAATACAGTCGACTTCTTGAAAGGTCGATGTTAGAAGACAGACGAGAGTGAAAAATTCAGATACATGATTCTTAGAAACATTTCTAATAGATATGAAAGGTAGAATTATTTCATATGCTTCTTATTTGAAAAAAACTACTGAAggaaaaacaacccaaaacacaacaacaaaaaacaaaacaaatgtaaacccccaaccccactcactcaacacCCCGAGAAGTATTTAGTTTCTATTAGAACGGTGATATATTAACCAGTTTCAATTACCCATTACCCATTTCCCGGAAGCAGCAATGGCTGAGTTGGTTTAATCACTGACTGCAACTGGTGAGTAGGTGCTCTGCTCTGATAATCTGGGCTTCTCTCTGGGTATACGTTCCTGTGTTCAATACAAGGAGAAAACCAGTTATATTTAATGACTCAGAAATATAGGTCAACCAGGTCATGATAAACGATGCCTGTCATTCACTtaatatatatcaaaatattcagatcGTCCAGTGCATTTTATGTACATTACTTGATGAAGTGAATACACGAACTCGCGAACGTACAGCACATACATTTCCAGAAACTGGCGAGGGATATGGTAGCGCTCGTAGAAGGTGTGGCCCGCCCGATCACTCCAGGATTTGCTTCTCTTGGTCGGAGTGCAGGATCCGGGAACACTTCTCCAACAGGGACTCAAAGACTTCTGCCGTGTCGGATTCTCGTATATCTGGCTTGCGATATATGGTATTTCCTCTTCGCTTCCCGAAGGGACAAATGACCCGAACAGAACACTCTTTGTCTTCCGGAACGAGATTAGCACAAACTCTACATTTTTTTCACGGCGGTGGGAGCCGAGGTGGCAGTTAGGAGGCTCGCAGGCCTACTGCACCTCTGCGATCCAAAACCATCATCACTGTCTGTACTACTTCACCTTTCACATACACCGGTCATACATTAATCTTCACCAAACACAAACCTTTATACCGGTGGGCAGTGGGTTAGCCTATTGGAGAAAGCGTTAGCTTGTAACGCCGAATACGCcgatcatttctggtgttccctgccgtgatactgctggaatatttaaaaaaataaactcactcactgaccctaTACCGGCGATGTATGATCTTCCCCATTCAAAACAATGGGCATTTGGTCACACCCTGTAATCCACTTTACGGACCTGAAAGACTGGCCATACCGTGTTGTCATTCTGCACAAACTGTCATACATCACACTCTGATTATCATTCTTCAAGAACAATATCATGCGGCTGAAGCTTTGATCATCCCTTTTCTGCCCTGTATATTTGCTGTATGACCCGAATATGTCATCCTTGGTTGTTTTCTGTATTTCAAGAGAGAGTGTGGGAACTGACTCTGATGTTCCATTTGCAGTCAACAATGATCCTTGTGCTAGTAATCCTTGTGCTAATGGAGGCACGTGCGAGTCAAGTGGCAGCAGCTACAACTGCACCTGTACTTCTGGATTCACGGGTCGGAACTGTGCAGGTAAGTGTAACTTTGGTAGTAGTGGAACGTCTCGTTTAATTTTCACTTTCATTCTAGCATGTTTGCGTGAGGTAGGACAATACCCCAAACGATGTAAACCTGAGGAAACTTCTCAGTTCTGAAGATATATATGCTGAAAAACCCCCAATCTAAATCTTTCGTCATGATTTGATGTTGTTTGATATTCGTAAATGACGTTTGTTTCGGATTAGAAATTACAAAAAGAGTCTTGTGACAAAAATGTCTTTTTAGTTCCTTTAAAACAGCAAAATAGAACTAGTCAAGTCTACgatattcaataatataatgaataaacaacacacaagcttacaatgaatgacagtacagaTTTTCAACAATACAGATGAGTCACAAACCTAAAATACttagttacaaatataaaatattggaCCACAAATATATACGAATTAATGTACCAAAGTGTTGGTATTTCCGgtaaacaaacagatgcaatgACTGACGATTGTTGACAGCCGTTGAAAGTTGAATGTAGTCGACTTCTTAAAAGGTCATGTTAGCAGACAGACGAGAGTGAAAAATTCAGATACATTATTCTTAGAAACATTTCTAATAAATATGAAAGGTAGAACTATTCCATATGTTtcttatttgaaaaaaaccTACTGAAgcaaaaacaacccaaaacacaacaacaacaacaacaacaacaacaacaacaacaacaacaacaacatataaaCGCCAAACcccaaactaacaaacaaacaaaagaaaactaaAGGAAAACTATCTCGgaagaaaatatcaaaaacgATTTCCAAAGTTTTGAAAAACGTTCATCTGAACAATTTGAAGAGGACGAAAGTAGAGGTATGCAATTCGGAAATAGTACAACATGGTCACCTCTGTGGCGCCCAATTTCAACGCTTAATGCTTTATTAAAACAATCAGTACTTGCATAGCACACATATTAAAAACACTTTGAATACTAGCATCCATGACTATcaaaaaggagtgagtgagtttagttttacgccgcactcagcaatatttcagccatatggcggcggtctgtaaataatcgagtgtgggccagacaatccagtgatcaacaagatgagcatcgatatgcgcaattgggaaccgatgacatgtgtcaaccaagtcagcgagcctgaccacccgatcagtATTTTCACATTAGCCAATGATTTAAATCTTGACTGGCACTGTGGAAACTTGGATGATTTAGGAATTACACTGGATGCTTCACCGAGTGCCCTATGTGTGATTAACAAGGAGACACTTAGACATTTATAAATACGTTGCTTGCAAGTTGGTGGAATATGACTTTGACTTTAACAGCACCATTATTGAAACGTTATAAAAACTATTTCAACTTTAGCACCCATCCTTGTCGCACTTATTAAACGTTACCAATGGTTTGAACAGCATTATCTTCAAATTTCACTGGAGTTTATAAATGACAAACTTAAAAGGAGAATCATAAAAGAAATGGTCATGGCGGTGGTCCCCAGAATGATAGACtctcttatcaatattttgaatttatcaTCATTAAGACGCgttataaacaagaatataagcTTTAAATAACTGTGTTACATCTTCCCATTAAGACATATATTAACGCTGGGTTAAAATGCTTCTGATTGTTTATCTAATTCAGACAACCATTTTAGAGGGATGTTCTTTTGCCCCAGGGAATATGCATATGTTATAGAAAACACACCCTAGACTATGAAGATAATATCAAATAAGGTACTAATAACTGGGGTTAAATCATAATTCTAAAAACCCATAGACGATAACGAATTAGTTTGATCATGACCTACACAGTATCAGGGATATTTGTGGCTTCCTCAGCTTTGAAAAATTCCAACAGATGCTCAGAAGAAAAGGGATTACCAAAGCTTATTACCCAATATCCTAGATACTTATAAGCATCTTATTAGAAATAATATTCGCCATTCACGTCAGCTGAACATCAACGGTATTAATCTCGATTTGATGTTATATGATACAAGCTCAAGGATATTTCATGATAAGTTAATTGAGAATGATAATATTCTCAAGGTATTAAAACACTGGAGTTAACTTTTGTTACCCATTATGAGCAAACGCTTATTAATGTGACATATTTCGATAATTCCGAAACGTCCTCGATAAGACAAGAATCAGCTGGGATGTTTTGGAATATATACGAACAGGAACGCCGAAGTgagctttccgccatattggaccgtgttttgtttaaaaaaaaccccagtttCACTAAGGCTTGTCATATAGGACGTCTattacatcacgtatatttcatattcagtAACAAATGGATCGTTGAATTCATCCTACAATTTAGAATCAAATTCCAAATGGCCTTAATCACTAATACCAGTGACTAGGTAGAAGTAAACGAAACACATTGGGGATGTAAACgatgtaatgagtgagtgagtgagtttagttttacgccgcactcagcaatattacagctatatggcggcggtctgtaaataatcgggtctggaccaaacaatccagtgatcaacaacatgagcatcgatctgcgcaattgggaaccgatgacatgcgtcaaccaagtcagcgagcctgaccacccgatcccgttagtcgcctcttacgacaagctgagtcgccttttatggcaagcgtgggttgctgaaggcctattctaccccgggaccttcacgggtctgtaaaCGATGTAAAGAATATACAGCCTATTGTGTCACATAAACCGCCAAAATACGCGTTGTAGTCCAATTAGCATTTCTTACACTGCAAAATACGAATTTGTGTAAGCAATGTATTTCGCAAGTGAGATGGTTTTCTTAAGGATCAAAGATTTGTTGACGTTCGTAAAACTAACAGGTGGTACTTGATTTATTCATAAAACTGTCAAGATATAATGATAGAAGATGTAATTGTTGAAAGCGGCACCTCACATGAGCAAATCCGCGATGTGATTTGACCCGGAATGTATTAGCTGTTCTGTAACTCTCCAGTCTGTTGAGAACGTAATCACGTGATATGCTAGCGTTCACCGGGAAATAAACGGCAGCTGGTAGTGTTCATTCAAGCTGGGATCACTGCAACTACCAATACTGGAGGATGGCCGTTTTGAACGATACAAGATAAAGTCTTATATAATGATAAAGTAAAAGCCGGAGGAAAGAGGTCATGCTGAAgtatgaaatgtgaaatatttttgttcatAATCATAATGTTTTTTCCCTTAAGTGTAAATCTGAATCAAGGGTTTTCTTCTTTTGGGTAACGTTCTCCAAAACACTACATGAAACACTTGAACAAACACAACCATAATCACAGGGTCGATGCCTCCGTTCATGAACATACTAGGAGTAACGTTTACAATTAGcacgtgttttttttttgcagATTGCGCTCGACAAGAACTAGACATCCTAATAATGGAAGA encodes the following:
- the LOC137256282 gene encoding uncharacterized protein, yielding MKGTATALLLLFFCHSCFAQSARSSRGPCGNYKVLQNIENRSPNTSGNPLIIDDSKLKRGWYAAPENWGLLERVPSVNRCGTQVPVYRSHRGRSTSRMCNRVRVNTCYRPFYIPTLMCGDREIYYLKTSHRRSGFCFVNNDPCASNPCANGGTCESNGSSYNCTCTSGFTGRNCTVNNDPCASNPCANGGTCESSGSSYNCTCTSGFTGRNCADCARQELDILIMEDVSRSIGAQLFEGVRIFEQSLIGLFDINRNADNVAYMVFSTNARVVFSLSEYSNSKSSVLAALKNQTYESGAETDIVEAINVAVNSVFTPSKGDRPDADNVVIMFTDGFDTVSKREVINANIPRLHAKAEVYVVTLSNVEANSTVNSLASKAGNIFHMASRSSLYAMRYRMTRCKTSK